A genomic region of Thunnus albacares chromosome 4, fThuAlb1.1, whole genome shotgun sequence contains the following coding sequences:
- the tacc1 gene encoding transforming acidic coiled-coil-containing protein 1 isoform X3 gives MGANLSQKKSSRQGSSRSHTNSVISDSDGHFDTPEAATPVHAPPAIPGELENNNADADKTDVEQDEHLIVTAPILDQDIFLNHDMGQDEPAVPMGDPLEINTQTLEPEQTGNLSEALGPEPVPDSVPEVTKCTASSSEPHQAPIPVLVTDPVLDLDLDLDLAPAPAPAPTQETDLIQSCEPAASPAPELPEEKPLADSEPICNGLPNQTESTRKTKTRKSKPPSLEIKAPCVSEIAQTDEEQELPVPKATYNFDPDQLDDSFNPFTCGGSKIQNSPPPCGSSSLPRLEPLGSEACEDSSAAPAEELKSDAKPVMLEFGLDEGTPSKPPPRKLGGKKTTSKLTAKKQKPKGSETSCKPAPEPTVLEPVSQPASEPVSQPASEPVSQPESEPVSQPASEPVSDPAPETALSVSDSTAPMNLDDIPIPKKGTYNFDPSQWDDPNFNPFGGNNKVSSSPVLPKGSYSFDPDNFDDSVDPFKPSKALSTEDSSSSTTQPEKKAKDQGKQKAGHPPGEKKVRQIPKKSKERTVTTSSQHQQAKFLCFLLNSCKVQKYDESQSLVLDVCNQAEDEVVVQTPEITQRVHHATDEEKLASTGIIGPTADTQEDREEPECNKAAVKKQPISDTPVMDGAETKITEHLEEKDTCSLKDDISEISMSQTTGSEVTATLSQDNTPLSEMDKAAVLTLIREEIITKEIEVNEWKRKYEESRAEVLEMRKIVAEYEKTVAQMIEDEQQQKTLSCSKSVRQLTLERDQAMADLNSVERSFADLFRRYENMKGVLEGFKKNEEVLKKCAQDYLMRIKQEEQRYQTLKVHAEEKLDKANEEIAQVRSKANAEGVALNASLRKEQMKVESLERAVLQKNQEIEELTKICDELIAKLGTE, from the exons CTCAGACTCAGACGGTCATTTTGACACTCCTGAAGCAGCAACCCCTGTCCACGCCCCTCCGGCCATCCCAGGAGAGCTGGAGAACAACAACGCTGATGCAGACAAAACAG ATGTGGAGCAAGACGAGCACCTGATAGTGACTGCTCCTATATTGGATCAGGATATTTTCCTCAACCACGACATGGGTCAGGATGAGCCTGCAGTCCCCATGGGTGACCCGCTGGAAATAAACACCCAGACCCTTGAACCAGAACAAACAGGAAACCTGTCAGAGGCCTTGGGCCCTGAGCCTGTTCCTGATTCAGTTCCTGAGGTGACTAAATGCACAGCATCATCCTCAGAGCCACACCAAGCCCCAATTCCTGTCCTAGTCACAGATCCGGTtctggatctggatctggatctggatctggCTCCAGCCCCAGCTCCTGCTCCAACCCAAGAAACAGACTTGATCCAGAGCTGTGAACCTGCAGCAAGCCCAGCTCCAGAGCTCCCTGAGGAGAAGCCTCTTGCTGACTCAGAACCAATATGCAATGGCCTCCCCAACCAGACAGAGTCTACTCGCAAGACTAAAACCAGAAAGTCTAAACCTCCATCCTTGGAGATAAAGGCCCCATGTGTGAGTGAGATTGCTCAAACAGATGAGGAACAAGAACTTCCTGTTCCCAAGGCCACCTACAACTTTGACCCTGACCAGCTGGATGACAGCTTTAACCCCTTCACCTGCGGTGGATCCAAAATCCAAAACTCTCCCCCACCATGTGGCTCTAGCTCTCTCCCCAGACTTGAGCCACTCGGTAGTGAGGCCTGCGAGGACAGCTCAGCAGCACCAGCAGAGGAGCTAAAATCGGATGCAAAGCCTGTGATGCTGGAGTTCGGTCTGGACGAGGGGACACCCAGCAAGCCACCTCCGAGGAAATTAGGTGGCAAAAAGACAACCAGCAAACTCACAGCTAAGAAGCAGAAGCCCAAAGGGTCAGAGACTTCCTGCAAACCTGCACCAGAACCCACAGTGTTAGAGCCAGTTTCTCAACCAGCATCAGAGCCAGTTTCTCAACCAGCATCAGAACCAGTTTCTCAACCAGAGTCAGAACCAGTTTCTCAACCAGCATCAGAACCAGTTTCAGATCCTGCTCCAGAAACTGCTTTGTCAGTTTCAGACTCTACTGCGCCTATGAACCTGGATGATATTCCTATTCCTAAGAAGGGAACATATAACTTTGATCCCAGTCAGTGGGATGACCCAAACTTCAACCCTTTCGGTGGCAATAACAAGGTGAGCAGCTCTCCAGTGCTCCCTAAAGGCTCCTACAGCTTTGATCCGGACAATTTTGACGATTCTGTGGACCCTTTCAAACCCTCCAAAGCCCTGAGCACCGAGGACTCATCCAGTAGCACCACTCAGCCCGAGAAAAAAGCGAAAGACCAAGGCAAACAGAAAGCAGGGCACCCACCGGGGGAGAAGAAAGTTAGGCAAATTCccaagaaaagcaaagaaaggACAGTCAC GACATCAAGTCAACATCAACAAGCCaagtttctctgttttctgtt gAATTCCTGTAAAGTTCAGAAATATGATGAGAGCCAGTCGCTGGTGCTTGATGTGTGCAATCAG GCAGAGGATGAGGTGGTGGTTCAGACCCCGGAGATCACTCAGCGAGTTCATCACGCCACCGATGAGGAGAAGTTGGCTTCTACCGGCATCATAGGCCCTACAGCAGACACCCAGGAGGACAGAGAAGAGCCCGAATGCAATAAAGCAGCTGTCAAAAAACAGCCAATCAGCGATACGCCTGTTATGGATG GTGCTGAGACAAAGATCACAGAACACCTGGAGGAGAAGGACACCTGCAGTCTGAAGGATGATATA AGTGAGATATCCATGAGTCAAACAACTGGCAGTGAGGTCACAGCAACCCTGTCCCAGGATAATACGCCTCTGAGTGAAATGGACAAGGCTGCAGTGCTCACCCTGATCAGAGAAGAG ATTATCACTAAAGAGATCGAGGTCAATGAGTGGAAGAGAAAGTATGAGGAGAGCAGAGCTGAGGTGTTGGAGATGAG GAAAATTGTTGCAGAATATGAGAAAACAGTTGCACAGATGATTG AGGacgagcagcagcagaagaccCTGTCCTGCAGTAAGTCAGTCAGGCAGTTGACCTTAGAGAGGGATCAGGCCATGGCCGACCTCAACTCTGTGGAGCGCTCCTTTGCTGACCTCTTCAGGAGGTATGAGAACATGAAGGGAGTCCTAGAGGGCTTCAAGAAG AATGAAGAGGTGCTGAAGAAGTGTGCGCAGGACTACCTGATGCGGATCAAGCAGGAAGAACAGAGGTACCAAACGCTCAAGGTGCATGCTGAGGAGAAACTGGATAA GGCGAATGAGGAGATAGCCCAGGTACGTTCCAAGGCCAATGCCGAGGGTGTCGCATTAAACGCTAGCCTGAGGAAGGAGCAGATGAAGGTGGAGTCACTTGAAAGAGCTGTCCTTCAAAAG AATCAAGAGATTGAGGAGCTCACCAAAATCTGTGATGAACTGATCGCCAAACTGGGAACGGAATAA
- the tacc1 gene encoding transforming acidic coiled-coil-containing protein 1 isoform X2, whose product MSWLSPVSWAKWTWTAVRGAEGEEDEEGQEASLEREQRGERGEEEEEEEERSQGFSSDSDGHFDTPEAATPVHAPPAIPGELENNNADADKTDVEQDEHLIVTAPILDQDIFLNHDMGQDEPAVPMGDPLEINTQTLEPEQTGNLSEALGPEPVPDSVPEVTKCTASSSEPHQAPIPVLVTDPVLDLDLDLDLAPAPAPAPTQETDLIQSCEPAASPAPELPEEKPLADSEPICNGLPNQTESTRKTKTRKSKPPSLEIKAPCVSEIAQTDEEQELPVPKATYNFDPDQLDDSFNPFTCGGSKIQNSPPPCGSSSLPRLEPLGSEACEDSSAAPAEELKSDAKPVMLEFGLDEGTPSKPPPRKLGGKKTTSKLTAKKQKPKGSETSCKPAPEPTVLEPVSQPASEPVSQPASEPVSQPESEPVSQPASEPVSDPAPETALSVSDSTAPMNLDDIPIPKKGTYNFDPSQWDDPNFNPFGGNNKVSSSPVLPKGSYSFDPDNFDDSVDPFKPSKALSTEDSSSSTTQPEKKAKDQGKQKAGHPPGEKKVRQIPKKSKERTVTNSCKVQKYDESQSLVLDVCNQAEDEVVVQTPEITQRVHHATDEEKLASTGIIGPTADTQEDREEPECNKAAVKKQPISDTPVMDGAETKITEHLEEKDTCSLKDDISEISMSQTTGSEVTATLSQDNTPLSEMDKAAVLTLIREEIITKEIEVNEWKRKYEESRAEVLEMRKIVAEYEKTVAQMIEDEQQQKTLSCSKSVRQLTLERDQAMADLNSVERSFADLFRRYENMKGVLEGFKKNEEVLKKCAQDYLMRIKQEEQRYQTLKVHAEEKLDKANEEIAQVRSKANAEGVALNASLRKEQMKVESLERAVLQKNQEIEELTKICDELIAKLGTE is encoded by the exons ATGTCTTGGCTGTCACCCGTGTCATGGGCCAAATGGACATGGACGGCTGTGCGAGGggcagagggagaagaggatgaagagggacAGGAGGCGAGCCTGGAGAGGGAGCAAcgtggagagagaggagaggaagaggaggaggaggaggagagatctCAAGGCTTCAG CTCAGACTCAGACGGTCATTTTGACACTCCTGAAGCAGCAACCCCTGTCCACGCCCCTCCGGCCATCCCAGGAGAGCTGGAGAACAACAACGCTGATGCAGACAAAACAG ATGTGGAGCAAGACGAGCACCTGATAGTGACTGCTCCTATATTGGATCAGGATATTTTCCTCAACCACGACATGGGTCAGGATGAGCCTGCAGTCCCCATGGGTGACCCGCTGGAAATAAACACCCAGACCCTTGAACCAGAACAAACAGGAAACCTGTCAGAGGCCTTGGGCCCTGAGCCTGTTCCTGATTCAGTTCCTGAGGTGACTAAATGCACAGCATCATCCTCAGAGCCACACCAAGCCCCAATTCCTGTCCTAGTCACAGATCCGGTtctggatctggatctggatctggatctggCTCCAGCCCCAGCTCCTGCTCCAACCCAAGAAACAGACTTGATCCAGAGCTGTGAACCTGCAGCAAGCCCAGCTCCAGAGCTCCCTGAGGAGAAGCCTCTTGCTGACTCAGAACCAATATGCAATGGCCTCCCCAACCAGACAGAGTCTACTCGCAAGACTAAAACCAGAAAGTCTAAACCTCCATCCTTGGAGATAAAGGCCCCATGTGTGAGTGAGATTGCTCAAACAGATGAGGAACAAGAACTTCCTGTTCCCAAGGCCACCTACAACTTTGACCCTGACCAGCTGGATGACAGCTTTAACCCCTTCACCTGCGGTGGATCCAAAATCCAAAACTCTCCCCCACCATGTGGCTCTAGCTCTCTCCCCAGACTTGAGCCACTCGGTAGTGAGGCCTGCGAGGACAGCTCAGCAGCACCAGCAGAGGAGCTAAAATCGGATGCAAAGCCTGTGATGCTGGAGTTCGGTCTGGACGAGGGGACACCCAGCAAGCCACCTCCGAGGAAATTAGGTGGCAAAAAGACAACCAGCAAACTCACAGCTAAGAAGCAGAAGCCCAAAGGGTCAGAGACTTCCTGCAAACCTGCACCAGAACCCACAGTGTTAGAGCCAGTTTCTCAACCAGCATCAGAGCCAGTTTCTCAACCAGCATCAGAACCAGTTTCTCAACCAGAGTCAGAACCAGTTTCTCAACCAGCATCAGAACCAGTTTCAGATCCTGCTCCAGAAACTGCTTTGTCAGTTTCAGACTCTACTGCGCCTATGAACCTGGATGATATTCCTATTCCTAAGAAGGGAACATATAACTTTGATCCCAGTCAGTGGGATGACCCAAACTTCAACCCTTTCGGTGGCAATAACAAGGTGAGCAGCTCTCCAGTGCTCCCTAAAGGCTCCTACAGCTTTGATCCGGACAATTTTGACGATTCTGTGGACCCTTTCAAACCCTCCAAAGCCCTGAGCACCGAGGACTCATCCAGTAGCACCACTCAGCCCGAGAAAAAAGCGAAAGACCAAGGCAAACAGAAAGCAGGGCACCCACCGGGGGAGAAGAAAGTTAGGCAAATTCccaagaaaagcaaagaaaggACAGTCAC gAATTCCTGTAAAGTTCAGAAATATGATGAGAGCCAGTCGCTGGTGCTTGATGTGTGCAATCAG GCAGAGGATGAGGTGGTGGTTCAGACCCCGGAGATCACTCAGCGAGTTCATCACGCCACCGATGAGGAGAAGTTGGCTTCTACCGGCATCATAGGCCCTACAGCAGACACCCAGGAGGACAGAGAAGAGCCCGAATGCAATAAAGCAGCTGTCAAAAAACAGCCAATCAGCGATACGCCTGTTATGGATG GTGCTGAGACAAAGATCACAGAACACCTGGAGGAGAAGGACACCTGCAGTCTGAAGGATGATATA AGTGAGATATCCATGAGTCAAACAACTGGCAGTGAGGTCACAGCAACCCTGTCCCAGGATAATACGCCTCTGAGTGAAATGGACAAGGCTGCAGTGCTCACCCTGATCAGAGAAGAG ATTATCACTAAAGAGATCGAGGTCAATGAGTGGAAGAGAAAGTATGAGGAGAGCAGAGCTGAGGTGTTGGAGATGAG GAAAATTGTTGCAGAATATGAGAAAACAGTTGCACAGATGATTG AGGacgagcagcagcagaagaccCTGTCCTGCAGTAAGTCAGTCAGGCAGTTGACCTTAGAGAGGGATCAGGCCATGGCCGACCTCAACTCTGTGGAGCGCTCCTTTGCTGACCTCTTCAGGAGGTATGAGAACATGAAGGGAGTCCTAGAGGGCTTCAAGAAG AATGAAGAGGTGCTGAAGAAGTGTGCGCAGGACTACCTGATGCGGATCAAGCAGGAAGAACAGAGGTACCAAACGCTCAAGGTGCATGCTGAGGAGAAACTGGATAA GGCGAATGAGGAGATAGCCCAGGTACGTTCCAAGGCCAATGCCGAGGGTGTCGCATTAAACGCTAGCCTGAGGAAGGAGCAGATGAAGGTGGAGTCACTTGAAAGAGCTGTCCTTCAAAAG AATCAAGAGATTGAGGAGCTCACCAAAATCTGTGATGAACTGATCGCCAAACTGGGAACGGAATAA
- the tacc1 gene encoding transforming acidic coiled-coil-containing protein 1 isoform X1 yields the protein MSWLSPVSWAKWTWTAVRGAEGEEDEEGQEASLEREQRGERGEEEEEEEERSQGFSSDSDGHFDTPEAATPVHAPPAIPGELENNNADADKTDVEQDEHLIVTAPILDQDIFLNHDMGQDEPAVPMGDPLEINTQTLEPEQTGNLSEALGPEPVPDSVPEVTKCTASSSEPHQAPIPVLVTDPVLDLDLDLDLAPAPAPAPTQETDLIQSCEPAASPAPELPEEKPLADSEPICNGLPNQTESTRKTKTRKSKPPSLEIKAPCVSEIAQTDEEQELPVPKATYNFDPDQLDDSFNPFTCGGSKIQNSPPPCGSSSLPRLEPLGSEACEDSSAAPAEELKSDAKPVMLEFGLDEGTPSKPPPRKLGGKKTTSKLTAKKQKPKGSETSCKPAPEPTVLEPVSQPASEPVSQPASEPVSQPESEPVSQPASEPVSDPAPETALSVSDSTAPMNLDDIPIPKKGTYNFDPSQWDDPNFNPFGGNNKVSSSPVLPKGSYSFDPDNFDDSVDPFKPSKALSTEDSSSSTTQPEKKAKDQGKQKAGHPPGEKKVRQIPKKSKERTVTTSSQHQQAKFLCFLLNSCKVQKYDESQSLVLDVCNQAEDEVVVQTPEITQRVHHATDEEKLASTGIIGPTADTQEDREEPECNKAAVKKQPISDTPVMDGAETKITEHLEEKDTCSLKDDISEISMSQTTGSEVTATLSQDNTPLSEMDKAAVLTLIREEIITKEIEVNEWKRKYEESRAEVLEMRKIVAEYEKTVAQMIEDEQQQKTLSCSKSVRQLTLERDQAMADLNSVERSFADLFRRYENMKGVLEGFKKNEEVLKKCAQDYLMRIKQEEQRYQTLKVHAEEKLDKANEEIAQVRSKANAEGVALNASLRKEQMKVESLERAVLQKNQEIEELTKICDELIAKLGTE from the exons ATGTCTTGGCTGTCACCCGTGTCATGGGCCAAATGGACATGGACGGCTGTGCGAGGggcagagggagaagaggatgaagagggacAGGAGGCGAGCCTGGAGAGGGAGCAAcgtggagagagaggagaggaagaggaggaggaggaggagagatctCAAGGCTTCAG CTCAGACTCAGACGGTCATTTTGACACTCCTGAAGCAGCAACCCCTGTCCACGCCCCTCCGGCCATCCCAGGAGAGCTGGAGAACAACAACGCTGATGCAGACAAAACAG ATGTGGAGCAAGACGAGCACCTGATAGTGACTGCTCCTATATTGGATCAGGATATTTTCCTCAACCACGACATGGGTCAGGATGAGCCTGCAGTCCCCATGGGTGACCCGCTGGAAATAAACACCCAGACCCTTGAACCAGAACAAACAGGAAACCTGTCAGAGGCCTTGGGCCCTGAGCCTGTTCCTGATTCAGTTCCTGAGGTGACTAAATGCACAGCATCATCCTCAGAGCCACACCAAGCCCCAATTCCTGTCCTAGTCACAGATCCGGTtctggatctggatctggatctggatctggCTCCAGCCCCAGCTCCTGCTCCAACCCAAGAAACAGACTTGATCCAGAGCTGTGAACCTGCAGCAAGCCCAGCTCCAGAGCTCCCTGAGGAGAAGCCTCTTGCTGACTCAGAACCAATATGCAATGGCCTCCCCAACCAGACAGAGTCTACTCGCAAGACTAAAACCAGAAAGTCTAAACCTCCATCCTTGGAGATAAAGGCCCCATGTGTGAGTGAGATTGCTCAAACAGATGAGGAACAAGAACTTCCTGTTCCCAAGGCCACCTACAACTTTGACCCTGACCAGCTGGATGACAGCTTTAACCCCTTCACCTGCGGTGGATCCAAAATCCAAAACTCTCCCCCACCATGTGGCTCTAGCTCTCTCCCCAGACTTGAGCCACTCGGTAGTGAGGCCTGCGAGGACAGCTCAGCAGCACCAGCAGAGGAGCTAAAATCGGATGCAAAGCCTGTGATGCTGGAGTTCGGTCTGGACGAGGGGACACCCAGCAAGCCACCTCCGAGGAAATTAGGTGGCAAAAAGACAACCAGCAAACTCACAGCTAAGAAGCAGAAGCCCAAAGGGTCAGAGACTTCCTGCAAACCTGCACCAGAACCCACAGTGTTAGAGCCAGTTTCTCAACCAGCATCAGAGCCAGTTTCTCAACCAGCATCAGAACCAGTTTCTCAACCAGAGTCAGAACCAGTTTCTCAACCAGCATCAGAACCAGTTTCAGATCCTGCTCCAGAAACTGCTTTGTCAGTTTCAGACTCTACTGCGCCTATGAACCTGGATGATATTCCTATTCCTAAGAAGGGAACATATAACTTTGATCCCAGTCAGTGGGATGACCCAAACTTCAACCCTTTCGGTGGCAATAACAAGGTGAGCAGCTCTCCAGTGCTCCCTAAAGGCTCCTACAGCTTTGATCCGGACAATTTTGACGATTCTGTGGACCCTTTCAAACCCTCCAAAGCCCTGAGCACCGAGGACTCATCCAGTAGCACCACTCAGCCCGAGAAAAAAGCGAAAGACCAAGGCAAACAGAAAGCAGGGCACCCACCGGGGGAGAAGAAAGTTAGGCAAATTCccaagaaaagcaaagaaaggACAGTCAC GACATCAAGTCAACATCAACAAGCCaagtttctctgttttctgtt gAATTCCTGTAAAGTTCAGAAATATGATGAGAGCCAGTCGCTGGTGCTTGATGTGTGCAATCAG GCAGAGGATGAGGTGGTGGTTCAGACCCCGGAGATCACTCAGCGAGTTCATCACGCCACCGATGAGGAGAAGTTGGCTTCTACCGGCATCATAGGCCCTACAGCAGACACCCAGGAGGACAGAGAAGAGCCCGAATGCAATAAAGCAGCTGTCAAAAAACAGCCAATCAGCGATACGCCTGTTATGGATG GTGCTGAGACAAAGATCACAGAACACCTGGAGGAGAAGGACACCTGCAGTCTGAAGGATGATATA AGTGAGATATCCATGAGTCAAACAACTGGCAGTGAGGTCACAGCAACCCTGTCCCAGGATAATACGCCTCTGAGTGAAATGGACAAGGCTGCAGTGCTCACCCTGATCAGAGAAGAG ATTATCACTAAAGAGATCGAGGTCAATGAGTGGAAGAGAAAGTATGAGGAGAGCAGAGCTGAGGTGTTGGAGATGAG GAAAATTGTTGCAGAATATGAGAAAACAGTTGCACAGATGATTG AGGacgagcagcagcagaagaccCTGTCCTGCAGTAAGTCAGTCAGGCAGTTGACCTTAGAGAGGGATCAGGCCATGGCCGACCTCAACTCTGTGGAGCGCTCCTTTGCTGACCTCTTCAGGAGGTATGAGAACATGAAGGGAGTCCTAGAGGGCTTCAAGAAG AATGAAGAGGTGCTGAAGAAGTGTGCGCAGGACTACCTGATGCGGATCAAGCAGGAAGAACAGAGGTACCAAACGCTCAAGGTGCATGCTGAGGAGAAACTGGATAA GGCGAATGAGGAGATAGCCCAGGTACGTTCCAAGGCCAATGCCGAGGGTGTCGCATTAAACGCTAGCCTGAGGAAGGAGCAGATGAAGGTGGAGTCACTTGAAAGAGCTGTCCTTCAAAAG AATCAAGAGATTGAGGAGCTCACCAAAATCTGTGATGAACTGATCGCCAAACTGGGAACGGAATAA